The Aquiluna sp. KACHI24 genome contains a region encoding:
- the rpsK gene encoding 30S ribosomal protein S11, with translation MAAPKASAAARKPRRKDKKNVPAGQAHIRSTFNNTIITITDPTGAVISWSSSGDVGFKGSRKSTPFAAQMAAESAARKAQEHGLKKVDVFVKGPGSGRETAIRSLQAAGLEVGSISDVTPQAHNGCRPPKRRRV, from the coding sequence ATGGCAGCACCTAAGGCATCCGCTGCGGCTCGTAAGCCTCGCCGCAAGGACAAGAAGAACGTTCCAGCAGGTCAGGCACACATCCGCTCGACCTTCAACAACACCATCATCACCATCACCGACCCAACCGGAGCAGTTATCTCCTGGTCATCTTCAGGTGATGTTGGCTTCAAGGGTTCACGTAAGTCGACCCCATTCGCAGCCCAGATGGCAGCTGAGTCAGCAGCTCGCAAGGCTCAGGAGCACGGTCTAAAGAAGGTTGACGTTTTCGTGAAGGGCCCAGGCTCTGGTCGCGAGACTGCAATTCGTTCACTTCAGGCAGCAGGCCTAGAGGTTGGCTCAATCTCCGATGTGACCCCACAGGCTCACAACGGTTGCCGCCCTCCAAAGCGCCGTCGCGTCTAA
- the map gene encoding type I methionyl aminopeptidase produces MRNKHEIKSEDQIRKMRVAGLLTQKALEAVRAAIKPGVTTLELDQIAEKTIRDGGGIPNFQLVPGYYHTICASVNSEVVHGIPTNRVLEAGDLVSIDCGAEVDGWNGDSAFSMVVPGRDDTQTKERQRLSDVCEGSLWAGIAALSKAKRLNEVGIEIEKHILDRGNFGILEQYVGHGIGRSMHEDPAVFNYRVRDLGPKVEPGLCVAIEPMITAGNQRTQVQEDEWTVATKDGSDGAHWEHSVAVHSKGIWVLTALDGGAEGLKPFGVTPVPLD; encoded by the coding sequence ATGCGTAATAAGCACGAGATCAAATCAGAAGACCAGATTCGCAAGATGCGGGTCGCTGGTCTGCTGACGCAAAAGGCCCTCGAAGCGGTGCGTGCCGCTATCAAGCCAGGTGTCACAACACTTGAACTTGATCAGATTGCGGAAAAGACCATTCGCGATGGCGGTGGAATTCCAAACTTCCAACTGGTCCCCGGTTACTACCACACCATCTGTGCCAGCGTAAACTCCGAGGTCGTTCACGGTATCCCCACTAACCGAGTGCTTGAAGCGGGGGATTTGGTTTCCATCGACTGCGGTGCTGAGGTCGACGGCTGGAATGGCGACAGCGCCTTTTCGATGGTTGTTCCCGGTCGAGATGATACTCAGACCAAAGAGCGTCAGCGCCTTAGTGATGTTTGTGAAGGGTCACTTTGGGCCGGGATTGCAGCATTGTCAAAAGCCAAGCGACTAAACGAAGTTGGCATAGAGATCGAGAAGCACATCCTCGATCGCGGCAACTTTGGCATCTTGGAGCAGTATGTCGGACACGGCATCGGTCGCTCGATGCACGAGGATCCGGCGGTTTTCAACTATCGGGTGCGAGATCTGGGTCCAAAAGTCGAGCCTGGTCTTTGTGTTGCAATCGAGCCGATGATCACCGCGGGTAACCAAAGAACTCAGGTTCAAGAGGACGAGTGGACGGTTGCGACCAAGGATGGATCCGATGGTGCCCACTGGGAACACTCGGTCGCGGTCCATTCCAAAGGCATCTGGGTTCTCACCGCCTTGGATGGTGGCGCAGAGGGGCTGAAGCCCTTTGGTGTGACACCCGTGCCGCTGGACTGA
- the rplQ gene encoding 50S ribosomal protein L17, with protein MPTPTKGPRLGGGPAHERLMLNNMATSLFKHKRIVTTETKAKRLRPVAERLVTFAKRGDLAARRRVMTQILDKGVVHELFTEIAPLVAERQGGYTRITKLGYRKGDNAPMAVIELVLEAVNPKPKTNKAKLVNNVATAGAAASAAAAEVEAVEEAAVEAEATEAASAEVVETPAAEEVAEAPAAEESAEAEEPKA; from the coding sequence ATGCCTACCCCAACTAAGGGCCCACGTCTCGGAGGCGGTCCAGCCCACGAGCGCCTAATGCTAAACAACATGGCGACCTCGCTATTCAAGCACAAGCGAATCGTCACCACCGAGACCAAGGCAAAGCGTCTACGCCCAGTTGCCGAGCGTCTAGTCACCTTCGCAAAGCGCGGAGACCTAGCTGCTCGTCGTCGCGTCATGACTCAGATCCTGGACAAGGGTGTGGTTCACGAGCTATTCACCGAGATTGCACCACTGGTTGCAGAGCGTCAGGGCGGTTACACCCGCATCACCAAGCTCGGCTACCGCAAGGGTGACAACGCTCCAATGGCAGTCATCGAGCTAGTACTCGAGGCAGTGAACCCAAAGCCAAAGACCAACAAGGCTAAGCTCGTCAACAACGTTGCAACCGCTGGTGCAGCAGCTTCCGCTGCAGCCGCCGAGGTTGAGGCAGTTGAAGAGGCAGCAGTAGAGGCAGAGGCAACCGAGGCAGCATCAGCAGAGGTCGTTGAGACCCCAGCGGCTGAGGAGGTAGCAGAGGCTCCTGCAGCCGAGGA
- the secY gene encoding preprotein translocase subunit SecY, with amino-acid sequence MFQAIARAFRTPDLRNKLAFTLGMIAVFRLGSFIPSPNVDYTNVQQCLAQSNSTSGLYELVNLFSGGALLQLSIFALGIMPYITASIITQLLRVVIPRFETLYKEGPQGQAKLTQYTRYLTIALGLLQATTLIAVARQGALFGADCTLPILVNTDPLAITLMVITMTAGTGLIMWIGELITERGVGNGMSLLIFTSIASTFPASLLQILQTRTIEIFVIVMAVGFVVVGLVVLVEQSQRRIPVQYAKRMVGRKAYGGQSTYIPVKVNTAGVIPVIFASSMLYLPALLAQFNQPDANGQVAPWVTWISTYLTQSDNPLYMAIYLALIIGFTYFYVAITLNPEEISDNMKKYGGFIPGIRAGKPTTEYLEYVISRITAPGAIYLGLIALIPLVAFTAIGTNQNFPFGGTSILIIVGVGLETVKQINAQMQQRNYEGLLK; translated from the coding sequence GTGTTTCAGGCCATTGCTCGCGCATTCCGCACTCCGGACTTGCGCAACAAGCTTGCGTTCACCCTTGGAATGATTGCAGTCTTCCGTTTGGGCTCGTTTATCCCGAGCCCAAACGTGGACTACACCAACGTCCAGCAGTGTTTGGCGCAAAGCAATTCGACCTCTGGTCTTTATGAACTGGTGAACCTGTTCTCCGGTGGAGCACTGCTCCAGCTATCCATCTTCGCCCTGGGCATCATGCCTTACATCACGGCGTCGATCATCACCCAGCTTCTTCGCGTGGTAATCCCACGCTTTGAGACCCTGTACAAAGAGGGTCCTCAGGGTCAGGCAAAGCTAACCCAGTACACCCGCTACCTAACCATCGCGTTGGGTCTATTGCAGGCGACCACCTTGATTGCGGTCGCTCGTCAGGGTGCGCTGTTTGGTGCCGACTGTACGTTGCCAATCTTGGTCAACACCGACCCACTAGCCATCACCCTGATGGTCATCACCATGACTGCCGGTACCGGTTTGATCATGTGGATTGGTGAGCTAATTACCGAGCGCGGTGTCGGAAACGGTATGTCGCTTCTGATCTTCACCTCTATCGCATCCACCTTCCCAGCATCACTACTGCAGATTCTGCAGACCCGCACCATCGAGATCTTTGTGATTGTCATGGCAGTTGGTTTCGTAGTGGTTGGTCTGGTTGTTTTGGTTGAGCAGTCCCAGCGTCGCATCCCGGTTCAGTATGCCAAGCGCATGGTTGGTCGCAAGGCGTATGGTGGTCAGTCCACCTACATCCCAGTGAAGGTAAACACCGCTGGCGTTATCCCGGTTATCTTCGCGTCCTCAATGCTTTACCTGCCTGCACTCTTGGCTCAGTTCAACCAGCCAGATGCAAATGGTCAGGTTGCTCCATGGGTTACCTGGATTTCTACCTACCTAACCCAGAGCGATAACCCGCTCTACATGGCTATCTACCTAGCTCTGATTATTGGTTTCACCTACTTCTATGTAGCGATCACCCTCAACCCTGAGGAGATTAGCGACAACATGAAGAAGTACGGTGGCTTTATCCCAGGTATTCGTGCCGGTAAGCCAACCACCGAGTACCTCGAGTATGTAATCAGCCGCATCACCGCTCCAGGTGCCATCTACCTTGGTCTGATCGCCCTGATTCCACTAGTTGCCTTTACCGCGATCGGAACCAACCAGAACTTCCCATTCGGTGGAACCTCGATCCTGATCATCGTTGGTGTTGGCCTTGAGACCGTCAAGCAGATCAACGCTCAGATGCAGCAGCGTAACTACGAGGGTCTACTTAAGTGA
- a CDS encoding DNA-directed RNA polymerase subunit alpha — MLIAQRPTLHEEVLGTNRSRFVLDPLEPGFGYTLGNSLRRTLLSSIPGAAVTNIRIQGVSHEFSTIPGVKEDVVEVILNIKNLVVSSEHDAPVVAHLSKNTAGPVTAADIQVPAGVEVHNPELVIGTLNAKGKLEIEFIIERGRGYVQASQNRNPDAEAGVIPVDSIYSPVLKVSYRVEATRAGEFTNFDKLIVDVETKPSIAPRDAVASAGSTLVELFGLAKELNSEAEGIEIGPAPVEVAASNELSTPIEDLDLTVRSYNCLKREGINTVSELIALSEDQLMNIRNFGSKSVDEVREKLAGLGLRFKDAVPGFDGAYFGGGFDDDQI; from the coding sequence GTGCTAATTGCACAGCGCCCAACTCTGCACGAAGAAGTACTTGGTACAAACCGTTCACGTTTTGTACTTGACCCACTAGAGCCAGGCTTTGGCTACACCCTTGGAAACTCCCTCCGCCGCACCCTTCTAAGCTCCATCCCGGGTGCCGCTGTTACCAACATCCGTATCCAGGGTGTCTCTCACGAGTTCTCGACTATCCCAGGTGTCAAGGAAGACGTTGTTGAGGTAATCCTGAACATCAAGAACCTGGTCGTCTCCTCTGAGCACGACGCTCCTGTTGTTGCACACCTCTCCAAGAACACCGCCGGTCCTGTGACCGCAGCTGACATCCAGGTGCCAGCCGGTGTTGAGGTTCACAACCCAGAGCTAGTTATCGGAACCCTGAACGCCAAGGGCAAGCTAGAGATCGAGTTCATCATTGAGCGCGGTCGCGGTTATGTTCAGGCTTCTCAGAACCGCAACCCAGATGCAGAGGCTGGCGTTATCCCAGTTGACTCCATCTACTCCCCAGTTCTAAAGGTCTCCTACCGCGTTGAGGCAACTCGTGCCGGTGAGTTCACCAACTTCGACAAGCTAATCGTCGACGTTGAGACCAAGCCATCGATTGCTCCTCGCGATGCAGTTGCATCCGCAGGTTCAACCCTGGTTGAGCTGTTCGGTCTGGCCAAGGAGCTAAACAGCGAGGCTGAGGGTATCGAGATCGGTCCAGCACCAGTAGAGGTAGCTGCATCGAACGAGCTCTCAACCCCGATTGAGGACCTTGACCTAACCGTTCGTTCCTACAACTGCCTAAAGCGTGAGGGAATCAACACCGTTTCTGAGCTGATCGCACTGAGCGAGGACCAGCTGATGAACATCCGTAACTTCGGTTCCAAGTCTGTTGACGAGGTCCGCGAGAAGCTTGCAGGTCTAGGCCTTCGCTTCAAGGACGCAGTTCCAGGCTTCGATGGCGCCTACTTCGGTGGCGGATTCGACGACGACCAGATCTAA
- a CDS encoding adenylate kinase: MTRLLMIGPPGAGKGTQAALLAQAFSIPAISTGDIFRFNVKNETELGKQAKAFMDRGEYVPDSLTNALVRDRLSHPDAGLGFLLDGYPRTVDQVHELDAILNESSRSLDVVVQLTADNEELIRRLAKRAEIEGRADDTPEVIRRRLEVYDSQTAPLIDIYAGRGLVAMIDGLGEISEVTERIIEALEARGLSRNA, translated from the coding sequence GTGACCCGACTTCTCATGATCGGCCCTCCTGGGGCTGGTAAGGGAACTCAGGCTGCGCTTTTGGCCCAGGCTTTTTCGATCCCTGCAATTTCAACCGGCGACATCTTCCGTTTCAACGTGAAGAACGAAACCGAGCTTGGCAAGCAGGCGAAGGCGTTTATGGACCGCGGCGAGTACGTACCAGACAGCCTCACTAACGCGCTTGTCCGTGACCGCCTCTCTCACCCAGATGCAGGTCTTGGCTTTTTGCTAGACGGCTACCCAAGAACCGTCGACCAGGTGCACGAGCTGGATGCCATCTTGAATGAGAGTTCTCGCTCGCTTGATGTTGTTGTGCAGCTAACTGCAGATAACGAAGAGTTGATCCGTCGCCTTGCAAAGCGCGCCGAGATCGAGGGTCGCGCCGATGACACCCCAGAGGTGATTCGCAGACGACTCGAAGTCTATGACTCTCAGACCGCTCCTCTGATCGACATCTATGCCGGTCGCGGATTGGTTGCGATGATCGACGGACTCGGTGAAATCAGTGAGGTTACCGAGCGCATCATTGAAGCACTTGAGGCCCGTGGCCTAAGCCGCAATGCGTAA
- the rpsM gene encoding 30S ribosomal protein S13 has product MARIAGVDIPRDKRVVISLTYIYGIGRTRSSEILKTTGINESIRVKDLSDDQLVALRDEIEKNYKVEGDLRRDVAADIRRKVEIGSYEGLRHRKGLPVRGQRTKTNARTRKGPKRTVAGKKKATR; this is encoded by the coding sequence ATGGCACGTATTGCTGGTGTAGATATTCCTCGCGACAAGCGCGTGGTTATCTCCCTAACCTACATTTACGGTATTGGTCGCACTCGCTCAAGCGAGATTCTGAAGACCACCGGAATCAACGAATCCATCCGCGTGAAGGACCTATCTGACGACCAGTTGGTTGCACTTCGCGATGAGATCGAGAAGAACTACAAGGTAGAGGGTGACCTCCGCCGCGACGTTGCAGCCGACATCCGCCGCAAGGTTGAGATCGGTTCCTACGAGGGTCTGCGTCACCGCAAGGGCCTTCCAGTGCGCGGTCAGCGCACCAAGACCAACGCTCGTACTCGCAAGGGTCCAAAGCGCACCGTGGCCGGCAAGAAGAAGGCAACCCGCTAG
- the rpmJ gene encoding 50S ribosomal protein L36, producing the protein MKVNPSVKKICDKCKVIRRHGRVMVICENPRHKQRQG; encoded by the coding sequence ATGAAGGTCAACCCGAGCGTCAAGAAGATCTGCGACAAGTGCAAGGTCATCCGCCGTCACGGTCGCGTGATGGTGATCTGCGAGAACCCTCGCCACAAGCAGCGCCAGGGCTAA
- the infA gene encoding translation initiation factor IF-1 has protein sequence MANKDGVIEIEGSVVEALPNAMFRVELTNGHLVLAHISGKMRQHYIRILPGDRVIVELSTYDLTRGRIIYRYK, from the coding sequence ATGGCCAACAAAGACGGCGTTATCGAGATCGAGGGATCGGTCGTTGAAGCCCTACCGAACGCAATGTTTCGCGTGGAGCTGACCAACGGACACCTAGTCCTAGCCCACATCTCGGGAAAGATGCGTCAGCACTACATCCGCATTCTCCCCGGAGACCGCGTGATTGTAGAGCTGAGCACCTACGACCTAACTCGCGGCCGCATCATCTACCGCTACAAGTAG